A genomic stretch from Drosophila biarmipes strain raj3 unplaced genomic scaffold, RU_DBia_V1.1 ptg000005l, whole genome shotgun sequence includes:
- the LOC122817981 gene encoding uncharacterized protein LOC122817981 yields the protein MAGPFATGRGGGAAVVGGTGMPTHSEVSRRTVGAAPGGGRRSGCLSAGLAAGLAAGGAAYAAEREVADATTLTERRGAPCPVATTAATGYATFTGEARRGISPVETRATTHAEVRTAAGGRSAPASGHAAIPTRRPGGTPRPNGHPGGARDP from the coding sequence ATGGCAGGCCCGTTTGCGAcgggccgaggaggaggagcagcagttgtggGAGGAACAGGCATGCCCACCCACTCCGAGGTAAGTCGCCGAACCGTGGGTGCCGCCCCAGGAGGTGGCCGACGTTCGGGCTGCCTCTCCGCCGGGCTGGCTGCcgggctggctgccggaggTGCCGCTTACGCCGCGGAACGAGAGGTCGCCGACGCGACCACCCTCACCGAAAGGCGAGGCGCTCCCTGTCCggtcgccaccaccgccgcaaccgGATACGCCACCTTCACCGGCGAGGCACGGCGGGGAATCTCCCCGGTGGAAACCCGCGCGACCACCCACGCCGAGGTTCGAACGGCCGCCGGCGGTAGGAGCGCACCCGCGTCCGGACACGCCGCAATACCAACCCGGAGACCCGGTGGGACACCACGTCCGAACGGACATCCCGGCGGCGCACGTGACCCATAG
- the LOC127011667 gene encoding uncharacterized protein LOC127011667 yields MFIITDISIFLCPSIALSSSANRPPIEAPPSLLSGESAKLATSQGEFPFPFSNFAPILSATFLHFPPSFALSWLTRLHADFFVSGSGEDSEFASQRVAAMYAPFFTLSAALPPSPLISFAC; encoded by the exons atgttcatcatcaccgatatttccattttcttgtgcccatcgatcgcactatcgtccagtgctaatcgaccgcctatcgaggcgcccccttccctgttatcTGGTGAGTCTGCAAAATTGGCGACTTCTCAAGGTGAGTTTCCATTTCCTTTTTCCAATTTCGCTCCTATCCTTTCGGCGACTTTCCTTCACTTTCCTCCTTCATTCGCCCTCAGCTGGCTGACCCGGCTCCACGCGGACTTCTTCGTGAGCGGGAGCGGAGAGGACTCAGAATTcgcttcgcagcgg gttgctgccatgtATGCCCCCTTCTTCACGCTTTCAGCCGCGCTCCCGCCCTCTCCGCTCATTAGCTTTGCGTGTTAG